One genomic segment of Gemmatimonadota bacterium includes these proteins:
- a CDS encoding HU family DNA-binding protein, producing MNKMELIEAVAKALDTSKAHAGEIVDLFFSTEGLIAKELKKGGAVALTGFGSFEVRKRAAREGRNPQTGATIKIKASKVPAFRPGKGLKDLVNKAK from the coding sequence ATGAACAAGATGGAGCTCATCGAGGCGGTCGCGAAGGCCCTCGACACCTCGAAGGCGCACGCTGGCGAAATCGTCGACCTCTTCTTCTCGACCGAAGGGCTGATCGCGAAGGAACTGAAGAAGGGCGGCGCCGTGGCGCTGACCGGCTTCGGCAGCTTCGAAGTTCGCAAGCGGGCCGCGCGTGAAGGCCGCAATCCGCAGACTGGCGCCACGATCAAGATCAAGGCCTCGAAGGTTCCGGCGTTCCGTCCGGGCAAGGGCCTCAAGGATCTCGTCAACAAGGCCAAGTAA
- a CDS encoding ABC transporter permease: MTPRPRLSLALLAALLSLAVVGPLLAPDPNAQPALATGSLAAPSAAHWLGTDQFSRDVFARLAHGARASLTVASIAVSVSALLGMLIGVAAGVSGPLVGGMLRRLIDIGLALPRVVVLLVLLAAVGTLPLPLFALVLGLTGWPSLARLVRGETLRLRQTPFVDAARALGAPPARIALHEILPGALPPLLVAATLGTADAILLEAGLSFLGLGIRPPEASWGGMLLEARDHLGAAPWLLLAPGIALVLATATATLLGDALRRSLNPDHR; the protein is encoded by the coding sequence ATGACGCCGCGCCCCCGCCTCAGCCTCGCCTTGCTCGCCGCCTTGCTCTCGCTGGCGGTGGTCGGACCGTTGCTGGCCCCCGACCCGAATGCGCAGCCGGCACTCGCCACCGGATCACTCGCGGCGCCGTCGGCGGCGCACTGGCTCGGCACCGATCAATTCTCGCGCGACGTCTTCGCGCGGTTGGCGCATGGTGCCCGCGCCTCGTTGACGGTCGCATCGATCGCGGTGAGCGTTTCGGCGCTCCTCGGCATGTTGATCGGCGTGGCGGCCGGCGTCTCGGGGCCGCTCGTGGGTGGCATGCTGCGACGATTGATCGATATCGGTCTCGCCTTGCCACGCGTCGTGGTGCTGCTGGTGCTGCTCGCCGCCGTCGGCACGCTCCCGCTGCCGCTCTTCGCCCTGGTGCTCGGTCTCACCGGCTGGCCGAGCCTGGCCCGGCTGGTTCGCGGCGAGACGCTGCGTCTTCGACAGACGCCGTTCGTCGATGCGGCCCGGGCCCTGGGCGCGCCGCCCGCGCGCATCGCCCTCCACGAGATTCTCCCTGGCGCGCTCCCGCCGCTGCTTGTTGCCGCGACGCTCGGCACCGCGGACGCCATCCTGCTCGAGGCGGGGCTCTCCTTCCTCGGCCTGGGGATCCGCCCGCCAGAGGCGTCCTGGGGCGGGATGTTGCTCGAAGCGCGCGACCACCTCGGCGCGGCACCCTGGCTCCTGCTCGCCCCGGGCATCGCCTTGGTCCTCGCCACCGCCACCGCCACATTGCTCGGTGACGCCCTGCGCCGCTCCCTCAATCCCGACCACCGATGA
- a CDS encoding peptide ABC transporter substrate-binding protein has product MRRRTVLHLLLLLGALGRAPLPAQVPGTVVFAIGEDPTLPLPAITDRTADTDLADQLFLRLAILGPTFRTAGDRAMTPMLARQWQRIDPRTLVFELDPRARWQDGTPVTARDVVFTWQLMMDPVVGKGRIMMEPVASVDAMGTGKVRVRFKRPFAEQLYLFAFNMQPLPAHLLEGIAPTAIARSDFAAGPIGNGPYRYLRRVPGQFVELRADPTFFLGAPTIARVVLRIAPDATARTNLLLAGETDVMGDVQAPDVPKIRAVPSLALLNISHNLLLWVGINQRRPGTDAPHPMLADRRVREALRLALDRRTMATGVFGPGTGVPDAAQSQLWAWVTAGGLVGTPQNVARARALLTEAGWRDTNGDGIVERNGMPLRLQLIYPNTSGARHSLALQAQAMWRAVGIEVVLDRIERTAFTERMLAGRFDLTIDAANQDVTPSSLTQRWSCAAAREPTSLNTIRWCDPTFDRLLANAETSPDPVASYRAAFARMAIEVPAIILAAPLNQVAVHTRYANVQLWPAKSWLSLWQWRVRPDAALPRDR; this is encoded by the coding sequence ATGCGTCGTCGCACCGTGCTCCACCTGTTGCTGCTGCTCGGCGCGCTCGGGCGCGCGCCACTCCCGGCCCAGGTGCCGGGCACCGTCGTCTTCGCCATCGGGGAAGATCCCACGCTCCCGCTCCCCGCGATCACCGACCGCACCGCGGACACCGATCTCGCCGATCAGCTCTTCCTCCGACTCGCGATCCTCGGACCGACCTTTCGCACCGCCGGCGATCGTGCGATGACACCGATGCTCGCCCGCCAGTGGCAGCGGATCGATCCGCGCACGCTGGTCTTCGAGCTCGACCCACGGGCGCGTTGGCAGGATGGCACCCCGGTCACGGCGCGGGATGTCGTCTTCACCTGGCAACTGATGATGGATCCGGTGGTTGGCAAAGGGCGGATCATGATGGAGCCGGTCGCCTCCGTTGACGCAATGGGAACCGGCAAGGTCCGCGTGCGCTTCAAGCGTCCGTTCGCCGAGCAGCTCTACCTCTTCGCATTCAACATGCAGCCGCTCCCCGCGCACCTCCTCGAGGGGATCGCGCCGACGGCCATCGCGCGCAGCGACTTTGCGGCCGGGCCGATCGGCAACGGGCCGTACCGCTACCTGCGGCGGGTGCCCGGGCAGTTCGTGGAACTTCGCGCCGATCCGACGTTCTTTCTCGGCGCCCCGACGATCGCGCGCGTGGTCCTGCGGATCGCGCCGGATGCGACGGCGCGGACCAATCTTCTGCTCGCCGGCGAAACGGACGTCATGGGCGACGTCCAGGCGCCCGACGTGCCGAAGATCCGCGCGGTGCCCTCCCTCGCGCTCCTGAACATCTCCCACAACCTGCTCCTCTGGGTCGGCATCAACCAGCGCAGGCCGGGGACCGACGCCCCCCACCCCATGCTCGCGGATCGCCGCGTCCGCGAGGCCCTGCGGCTCGCGCTCGACCGGCGGACGATGGCGACCGGCGTCTTCGGGCCGGGAACCGGCGTCCCGGACGCCGCACAATCGCAGCTGTGGGCATGGGTGACCGCAGGCGGCCTCGTCGGCACGCCGCAGAATGTCGCGCGGGCGAGGGCGCTGCTCACCGAGGCCGGCTGGCGCGACACCAACGGCGACGGCATCGTGGAACGGAATGGCATGCCGCTCCGGTTGCAGCTGATCTACCCGAACACGAGCGGTGCGCGGCACAGTCTCGCGCTCCAGGCGCAGGCGATGTGGCGCGCTGTAGGCATCGAGGTGGTGCTCGACCGGATCGAACGGACGGCCTTCACCGAGCGAATGCTCGCCGGCAGATTCGACCTGACCATCGACGCCGCCAATCAGGACGTCACGCCGTCCTCCCTGACCCAACGCTGGTCCTGCGCCGCCGCGCGCGAACCGACGTCCCTCAACACCATCCGCTGGTGCGATCCCACCTTCGACCGCTTGCTGGCCAACGCCGAGACGTCCCCGGATCCGGTTGCCTCGTATCGCGCGGCCTTTGCCCGGATGGCGATCGAGGTCCCCGCCATCATCCTCGCGGCCCCGCTCAACCAGGTCGCCGTGCATACGCGCTACGCCAACGTGCAGCTCTGGCCCGCCAAGAGCTGGCTCTCCCTGTGGCAATGGCGCGTCCGCCCCGACGCCGCGCTCCCGCGCGATCGCTGA
- a CDS encoding dephospho-CoA kinase — MALTGNIAAGKSTVAQLLRSWGAVLFDADEAVRVLQRPGSGVFAAIVAHFGRGVVRADGGLDRVALRDRILADPAERAALEAIVHPAVEARRLAAQEAAAAAGAAVFVADIPLLFESADPAAYDGVILVDAPAGERRRRLINARRLSPLDADRLIAAQMPAAAKRALATWIIDNDADRATLMARTRAVWDAVMS; from the coding sequence ATCGCGCTCACGGGCAACATCGCCGCCGGCAAGTCCACCGTCGCCCAGCTGCTGCGCAGTTGGGGCGCGGTGCTCTTTGATGCCGACGAGGCGGTCCGTGTTCTGCAGCGTCCCGGCAGCGGCGTCTTCGCCGCGATCGTCGCGCACTTCGGCCGCGGCGTGGTCCGCGCCGACGGCGGCCTCGATCGCGTCGCGTTGCGCGACCGCATCCTCGCCGATCCCGCCGAACGGGCGGCACTCGAGGCGATCGTGCATCCCGCCGTCGAGGCACGGCGCCTCGCGGCGCAGGAGGCCGCGGCCGCCGCCGGAGCGGCAGTCTTCGTCGCTGACATCCCCCTGCTCTTCGAATCGGCGGATCCGGCGGCCTACGACGGGGTAATCCTCGTCGATGCCCCGGCTGGCGAGCGTCGCCGGCGGCTCATCAACGCCCGGCGCCTCTCGCCGCTCGACGCCGACCGCCTCATTGCCGCGCAGATGCCCGCCGCCGCCAAACGGGCACTTGCCACCTGGATCATCGATAACGACGCCGACCGTGCCACGCTCATGGCACGGACCCGAGCCGTCTGGGATGCCGTAATGTCATGA
- a CDS encoding lipoate--protein ligase family protein, translating to MTRFVWSDLTPRPAWQQMALDHALLDRAERDGTTILRLYRWDLPSISFGANEAASRSWDRDRLEREGIPCVRRPTGGRAVWHAPDDLTYAVTGPLAGFGGLKEAYKTIHERFAARLSAIGLAATLAPAPTTIPGLEAGACFDVAVGGEIMHGARKVIGSAQVVQGSALLQHGAVARADRLPPLDRFRIDARGEPVPSPIADLPPVPILAMALLRDWRDDGAEHAPDELTAWAEEATVKHLRYRSPAWTWRR from the coding sequence ATGACCCGTTTTGTCTGGTCCGACCTGACCCCCCGCCCCGCCTGGCAACAGATGGCCCTGGACCACGCGTTGCTCGACCGGGCCGAGCGCGACGGGACCACGATACTCCGGCTCTACCGATGGGACCTGCCATCCATCTCCTTCGGAGCCAACGAAGCCGCATCGCGCAGTTGGGACCGCGATCGGCTGGAGCGAGAAGGGATTCCCTGCGTCCGGCGGCCGACCGGGGGCCGAGCGGTTTGGCATGCCCCCGACGATCTCACCTACGCGGTCACCGGGCCACTGGCGGGCTTTGGCGGCCTCAAGGAGGCCTACAAGACCATCCACGAGCGATTTGCCGCACGTCTCAGCGCAATCGGCCTGGCGGCCACCCTGGCCCCGGCACCGACCACCATCCCCGGCCTCGAGGCGGGAGCCTGCTTCGACGTCGCCGTCGGCGGGGAAATCATGCATGGTGCGCGGAAGGTCATCGGCTCGGCCCAAGTCGTGCAGGGTTCGGCGCTGCTCCAGCACGGCGCCGTCGCCCGGGCCGACCGCCTGCCGCCGTTGGACCGTTTCCGGATCGACGCGCGAGGCGAGCCGGTCCCTTCGCCGATCGCCGACCTCCCGCCGGTGCCGATTCTCGCGATGGCCCTGCTGCGCGACTGGCGTGATGACGGCGCCGAGCATGCACCCGACGAGTTGACGGCGTGGGCCGAAGAGGCCACCGTGAAGCATCTGCGGTACCGCAGTCCAGCCTGGACCTGGCGCCGCTGA
- a CDS encoding S9 family peptidase, which produces MLPRFVRFAAALVLLPSAVISAQQVAAPTALKPLTTEAMNGWKSMRGSALSNDGTWFAYTVAPAEGDAEVVIRSTGTTQEYRFPVGDGSQASQLTLSGDAKWAAWLSWPTFKDSKKLKKDRKPVQATAMLLNLTTGEKREVEKVRRIVFAGEKPSWVALQAASDAPTPAAAAPGAPPAAPAASASSAIILHDLVHNTSLTVADVGEFGFDWSGEWLAYTVETPSRVGNGVQLRNMKTDVVRAADNSKGLYRRLTWADSGLALAVLRGMPDSAATDTLFAVVAWKNFTAAGPTRTVYEPSAATGFPARMKIAGDRAPRWTQTFDGLYLGIRAVNPPKAKGAEWEDDEKPNVEIWHGKDARLQPQQKVQESADKAYSYLSLYRMADQRFLQLATDDMKTVTAAPMDRWAVGYDDRAYELDANLSGVRKRDAYVIDLATGARRKVTTASTASLMTSPDGQRFAYMDDGHYFVQEFAGGASRNLTAGVATTFWNDEDDHNVVKPPRFPVGWSVDGLTLLLTDGWDIWRFPVRGGSAVNLTGNGKKDGIRYRQVLVSNPRQRGLDLTKPMLIGTYGEWTKKEGLTKVDPAKPGATPLLWEDAAVRVTRARDADMFAFSKGTFRDFPDWYLAGPTFVAPKRMTDINPQQKEYAWSAGARLVDYVSDHGVKLQAALFLPAGYEPGKKYPTLVYIYEKLSQGLHQYSAPNETRALNPSNYTARGYAVLMPDITYEINNPGMSAVWSVIPAVKAAAATGIVDIDKVGLQGHSWGGYQTAFLVTQTDLFKAAIAGAPLTDMISMYSSVYWNSGSANQPIFESSQGRFKGNFLENMDAYVRNSPNRFADKVKTPLIILHNDKDGAVDFNQGVTYYNTLRELGKEVLMLSYPGENHGLAKPANMKDYARRMDEFFDAKLMGKTPPDWYVNGVPRLGMEEHLKSRKPTKAGQVP; this is translated from the coding sequence ATGTTGCCTCGTTTCGTCCGGTTTGCTGCCGCCCTGGTCTTGCTCCCGAGCGCGGTGATCAGCGCACAACAGGTCGCCGCGCCGACCGCCCTGAAGCCTCTGACCACCGAGGCGATGAACGGGTGGAAGTCGATGCGCGGCAGCGCGCTCTCCAACGACGGTACCTGGTTCGCGTACACCGTCGCGCCCGCCGAGGGCGATGCCGAGGTGGTCATCCGCTCGACCGGGACGACGCAGGAATACCGCTTTCCCGTCGGCGACGGGTCGCAGGCGAGTCAGTTGACGCTGTCGGGTGACGCGAAGTGGGCCGCCTGGCTGTCGTGGCCGACCTTCAAGGACAGCAAGAAACTGAAGAAGGACCGCAAGCCGGTGCAGGCGACGGCGATGTTGCTCAACCTGACCACCGGCGAAAAGCGCGAGGTGGAGAAGGTCCGTCGGATCGTCTTCGCCGGCGAGAAGCCGTCGTGGGTCGCGCTGCAGGCCGCCAGTGATGCGCCGACGCCTGCCGCCGCCGCGCCCGGCGCGCCACCGGCGGCCCCCGCCGCGAGCGCCTCGTCGGCCATCATCCTCCACGACCTTGTCCACAACACGTCGCTCACCGTGGCCGATGTCGGTGAATTCGGTTTCGACTGGAGCGGCGAGTGGCTGGCGTATACGGTCGAGACGCCGAGCCGCGTCGGGAACGGCGTGCAGCTCCGCAACATGAAGACCGACGTGGTGCGCGCTGCCGACAACAGCAAGGGGCTGTATCGCCGGTTGACGTGGGCCGACAGCGGCCTCGCGCTGGCGGTGCTTCGTGGCATGCCAGACAGCGCGGCGACGGACACGTTGTTCGCAGTCGTCGCGTGGAAGAATTTCACGGCGGCCGGTCCGACGCGCACGGTGTACGAGCCGAGTGCGGCCACCGGCTTTCCGGCCAGGATGAAGATTGCCGGGGACCGCGCGCCGCGCTGGACGCAGACGTTCGATGGCCTCTATCTCGGCATTCGGGCCGTGAACCCGCCCAAGGCGAAGGGCGCCGAGTGGGAAGACGACGAGAAGCCGAACGTGGAGATCTGGCACGGCAAGGACGCCCGCCTGCAGCCGCAACAGAAGGTGCAGGAGAGTGCCGACAAGGCGTACAGCTACCTCTCGCTCTATCGGATGGCCGACCAGCGCTTCCTGCAACTCGCAACCGACGACATGAAGACGGTGACCGCCGCGCCGATGGATCGGTGGGCGGTCGGATACGATGACCGCGCGTACGAACTCGACGCCAATCTGTCGGGCGTGCGGAAGCGCGACGCCTATGTCATCGACCTCGCCACCGGGGCACGCCGCAAGGTGACCACGGCGAGCACGGCATCCCTGATGACGTCGCCCGACGGGCAGCGTTTCGCGTACATGGACGACGGACACTATTTCGTGCAGGAATTCGCCGGCGGGGCAAGCCGCAACCTGACGGCCGGCGTCGCCACGACGTTCTGGAACGACGAGGACGATCACAATGTCGTCAAGCCGCCGCGCTTCCCGGTGGGATGGTCGGTTGACGGCCTGACGCTGCTGCTCACCGACGGCTGGGACATCTGGCGTTTCCCGGTTCGCGGCGGTTCCGCCGTCAACCTCACCGGCAACGGCAAGAAGGATGGCATCCGCTACCGCCAGGTGTTGGTGAGCAACCCGCGGCAGCGCGGCCTCGACCTCACGAAGCCGATGCTGATCGGCACCTATGGCGAGTGGACCAAGAAGGAAGGCCTGACGAAGGTCGACCCGGCCAAGCCGGGTGCCACCCCGCTCCTGTGGGAAGACGCGGCGGTCCGCGTCACCCGCGCGCGTGACGCCGACATGTTTGCCTTCTCGAAGGGCACCTTCCGCGACTTCCCCGACTGGTATCTCGCCGGCCCGACGTTCGTCGCACCGAAGCGGATGACCGACATCAATCCGCAGCAGAAGGAGTACGCCTGGAGCGCGGGCGCGCGGCTGGTGGATTACGTCTCGGATCACGGCGTCAAGCTGCAGGCCGCGCTCTTCCTGCCCGCCGGCTACGAGCCGGGCAAGAAGTACCCGACGCTGGTGTACATCTACGAGAAGCTGTCGCAGGGGCTGCACCAGTACTCCGCCCCCAACGAGACGCGGGCCCTGAATCCGTCGAACTACACCGCGCGCGGCTACGCGGTGCTGATGCCCGACATCACCTACGAGATCAACAACCCCGGCATGAGCGCCGTCTGGTCGGTGATCCCGGCCGTGAAGGCCGCGGCGGCCACCGGCATCGTGGACATCGACAAGGTCGGCCTGCAGGGGCACTCGTGGGGCGGCTACCAGACCGCCTTCCTCGTCACCCAGACCGACCTCTTCAAGGCGGCCATCGCCGGCGCCCCCCTCACCGACATGATCTCGATGTACAGCTCGGTGTACTGGAATTCCGGCAGCGCCAATCAGCCGATCTTCGAGAGCAGCCAGGGCCGCTTCAAGGGAAACTTCCTCGAGAACATGGACGCCTACGTCCGCAACTCGCCGAATCGCTTCGCCGACAAGGTGAAGACGCCGCTGATCATCCTGCACAACGACAAGGATGGCGCCGTCGACTTCAACCAGGGCGTGACCTACTACAACACGCTGCGGGAGCTCGGGAAGGAAGTGCTGATGCTCTCCTACCCGGGCGAGAACCATGGCCTCGCCAAGCCGGCGAACATGAAGGACTACGCTCGCCGGATGGACGAGTTCTTCGATGCGAAGCTGATGGGGAAGACGCCGCCGGATTGGTACGTGAACGGCGTCCCGCGGCTGGGGATGGAGGAGCACCTGAAGTCCCGCAAGCCAACCAAGGCCGGTCAGGTGCCGTGA
- a CDS encoding ABC transporter permease: MTGWLLRRSIDALVTTLLAAAALVALVQLLPGDPLTALIGDHPIDAAQRAALEAAWGTNRSPLEAIGVTLARLLRGDLGISLATQRPVAAMIAERLIPTLLLGTLTLLATFTIGLSLGLWSALHPATRRAQLLGAITLVGYALPSFVIGMLLVWLFAVQRTWLPPAGYGDPLLAPDAGLAAVWLDRCRHLALPLLTMVIATVAVPLRQQRAAALASVEQPWVRAARARGMAGWRLALHHVWRPALTPIVTLMGLWLPMLVAGAVFVEALFGWPGLGSLIATSTSQRDLPVVIGTGLLIVVMVQVGSLLADLLYRLVNPAQRTP; encoded by the coding sequence GTGACCGGCTGGCTGCTCCGCCGCAGCATCGACGCGCTGGTGACGACGCTCCTCGCGGCCGCGGCGCTGGTCGCGCTCGTGCAGCTCCTCCCCGGCGATCCACTGACCGCACTGATCGGTGACCATCCGATCGACGCCGCCCAGCGCGCCGCACTCGAGGCGGCATGGGGCACGAATCGCTCCCCGCTCGAGGCGATCGGCGTGACCCTCGCCCGGCTGCTCCGCGGCGACCTCGGCATCTCGCTCGCGACCCAGCGCCCGGTCGCCGCGATGATCGCGGAGCGGCTCATTCCGACGCTACTGCTCGGGACCCTCACGCTGCTCGCCACCTTTACCATCGGCCTCTCGCTCGGCCTCTGGAGCGCACTGCATCCGGCCACGCGCCGTGCCCAACTGCTCGGTGCCATCACGCTGGTCGGCTATGCGCTACCATCGTTCGTGATCGGGATGCTGCTGGTGTGGCTGTTCGCCGTGCAGCGCACCTGGCTCCCGCCGGCGGGGTACGGCGATCCGCTGCTCGCCCCCGACGCCGGCCTGGCGGCGGTGTGGCTCGACCGGTGCAGGCACCTGGCGCTGCCGTTGCTGACGATGGTGATCGCGACCGTGGCGGTGCCGCTTCGACAGCAGCGCGCGGCGGCGCTGGCGAGCGTCGAGCAACCCTGGGTCCGCGCCGCCCGCGCACGCGGAATGGCGGGCTGGCGGCTGGCGCTGCACCATGTCTGGCGTCCGGCCCTCACGCCGATCGTCACCCTCATGGGGCTCTGGCTCCCGATGCTCGTCGCCGGCGCGGTCTTCGTCGAGGCGCTGTTCGGCTGGCCGGGCCTCGGCTCGCTGATTGCGACCAGCACCTCGCAGCGGGACCTGCCGGTCGTGATCGGCACCGGCCTCCTGATCGTGGTGATGGTGCAGGTCGGCTCGCTGCTGGCGGACCTGCTCTATCGCCTCGTCAACCCGGCGCAACGCACGCCATGA
- a CDS encoding ABC transporter ATP-binding protein produces the protein MTPLLEVRDLRISFPRDGTTPLVPVDDVSFEIRRGELVALVGESGCGKSLTGLAIPRLLPENARLGAGTSIRMEGEELATLGESAMRPWRGRRIAMVFQDPMASLNPVMRVGAQIGEAITAHHAVAAAEVRRRAIALLAEVGIADPEERVDAYPHQLSGGMRQRVMIAMALAGEPSLLIADEPTTALDVTVQAQILELLDRLRQERGLAVLLITHDLGIVAGRADRVLVMYGGRIVEAAETTPLFAAPAHPYTRGLFASIPRLTGDGDRLVPIAGTVPPPDQWPEGCRFHPRCPVAIPQCAAERPPLAPIADRHLAACWVAQGATP, from the coding sequence ATGACGCCCCTCCTTGAGGTACGCGACCTCCGGATCTCCTTCCCGCGCGACGGCACCACGCCGCTCGTGCCCGTCGATGACGTCTCGTTCGAGATCCGCCGCGGCGAGTTGGTGGCGCTCGTGGGGGAGTCGGGCTGCGGCAAGAGTCTCACCGGTCTCGCGATTCCCCGACTGCTCCCCGAGAACGCCAGGCTCGGTGCGGGAACATCGATCCGGATGGAGGGCGAGGAACTCGCGACCCTCGGCGAATCGGCGATGCGTCCCTGGCGTGGCCGGCGCATTGCGATGGTCTTTCAGGACCCGATGGCGTCGCTCAATCCGGTGATGCGGGTCGGTGCACAAATCGGCGAGGCGATCACCGCCCATCACGCGGTAGCGGCCGCCGAGGTTCGCCGTCGGGCGATCGCGCTGCTCGCCGAGGTCGGCATCGCCGATCCGGAGGAGCGCGTCGATGCCTATCCCCATCAGCTGAGCGGCGGCATGCGGCAACGGGTGATGATCGCCATGGCGCTCGCAGGCGAGCCATCGCTGCTCATCGCCGATGAACCGACCACCGCGCTTGACGTAACGGTGCAGGCCCAGATCCTCGAATTGCTCGACCGCCTGCGCCAGGAACGCGGTCTCGCGGTGCTGCTGATCACGCACGACCTCGGCATCGTGGCGGGGCGCGCCGACCGGGTCCTGGTGATGTACGGCGGGAGGATCGTCGAGGCCGCGGAGACCACACCCCTCTTCGCTGCGCCGGCGCACCCCTACACGCGCGGCCTCTTCGCCTCGATCCCGCGACTCACCGGCGACGGCGACCGCCTGGTGCCGATTGCCGGGACCGTTCCACCACCAGACCAGTGGCCCGAGGGCTGCCGCTTCCACCCGCGCTGTCCGGTCGCGATTCCTCAATGTGCTGCGGAGCGGCCGCCACTCGCGCCCATCGCCGACCGCCATCTCGCGGCCTGCTGGGTCGCGCAGGGTGCGACGCCATGA
- a CDS encoding ATP-binding cassette domain-containing protein encodes MTAPLVEVQQLVKHYPGGGGFFSAARPPVQAVDGVSFTIAAGETLGLVGESGSGKSTVGRAVLRLEPPTAGTVRFEGADLASLDASALRALRQRMQIVFQDPFGSLNPRRTIGDSIAEGMIIHRLVPPVAMAGRVADLLAEVGLDRSYADRYPHEFSGGQRQRIGIARALAVEPRFIVCDEPVSALDVSVQAQVINLLLELRERRGLAYLFIAHDLAVVRQVAHRVAVMYLGTIVEIGPSRAVIGAPRHPYTQALVSAVPDPDPTTGRQRIVLEGEPPSPSAPPPGCPFAPRCFHPLRDARCTTDRPMLRVIGDREVACHYASEGSGVNGER; translated from the coding sequence ATGACGGCCCCGCTCGTCGAGGTGCAGCAGCTCGTCAAGCACTACCCGGGCGGCGGTGGATTCTTCTCGGCGGCACGCCCCCCGGTGCAAGCCGTCGACGGCGTCTCGTTCACCATTGCCGCCGGCGAGACCCTCGGACTCGTTGGCGAATCCGGCAGCGGCAAGAGCACGGTGGGCCGGGCGGTGCTTCGGCTCGAGCCACCGACCGCCGGCACCGTCCGCTTCGAAGGCGCCGACCTCGCGAGTCTCGATGCCTCGGCCCTCCGCGCCTTGCGTCAACGGATGCAGATCGTCTTTCAAGATCCGTTCGGCTCGCTGAATCCGCGGCGCACCATCGGCGACTCGATCGCCGAGGGGATGATCATCCATCGGCTGGTCCCGCCGGTGGCGATGGCGGGCCGCGTGGCCGACCTCCTGGCCGAAGTCGGCCTTGACCGCTCCTACGCCGACCGCTATCCGCACGAATTTTCCGGCGGCCAGCGCCAGCGCATCGGAATCGCGCGGGCCCTCGCCGTCGAGCCACGCTTCATCGTCTGCGACGAACCGGTCTCCGCGCTCGACGTCTCGGTCCAGGCGCAGGTGATCAACCTGTTGCTTGAACTGCGCGAGCGGCGCGGCCTGGCCTACCTCTTCATCGCGCACGACCTGGCCGTGGTTCGTCAGGTCGCGCATCGGGTCGCGGTGATGTACCTCGGGACGATCGTCGAGATCGGTCCGTCGCGCGCCGTCATCGGCGCACCGCGCCATCCCTACACGCAGGCGCTGGTCTCGGCCGTCCCGGACCCGGACCCCACCACCGGACGTCAGCGCATCGTCCTCGAGGGCGAGCCGCCATCGCCCTCCGCGCCGCCACCGGGCTGTCCCTTCGCGCCCCGCTGCTTTCATCCGCTGCGGGATGCGCGCTGCACCACCGACCGACCGATGCTCCGGGTGATCGGGGATCGGGAGGTGGCGTGTCACTATGCGAGTGAGGGGTCAGGGGTGAACGGTGAACGGTGA
- a CDS encoding thymidine kinase, with protein sequence MTLHHRSGRLEVVAGVMFSGKSEELIRRVRRALIARRRVRVFKSHLDQRYEGLFKVSSHTGITCEAAPVDRSDEILRLTGDPAEVDVVAVDEAQFLDAGIVEVATHLAERGVQVILAGTDTDFRGEPFGMMGHLMAIAEDVTKLQAICVVCGDLACRNQRLVNGRPASWNSPIVMVGGADSYEARCRRCFQVPRRDEDQVPLL encoded by the coding sequence ATGACTCTCCACCATCGGTCCGGACGCCTCGAAGTCGTTGCCGGCGTCATGTTCAGCGGCAAGAGCGAGGAGCTCATCCGGCGGGTCCGCCGGGCCCTCATCGCGCGCCGTCGTGTCCGCGTCTTCAAGTCCCATCTCGACCAGCGCTACGAGGGGCTGTTCAAGGTGTCGTCCCACACCGGCATCACCTGCGAAGCCGCGCCAGTAGACCGTTCCGACGAGATTCTCCGGCTGACCGGCGATCCCGCCGAGGTCGACGTCGTGGCCGTGGACGAGGCCCAATTCCTCGACGCCGGGATTGTCGAAGTCGCCACCCATCTGGCCGAGCGCGGGGTCCAGGTGATCCTCGCCGGGACCGACACCGACTTCCGCGGCGAGCCCTTCGGGATGATGGGCCACCTGATGGCCATCGCCGAGGATGTCACCAAATTGCAGGCCATTTGCGTCGTCTGCGGCGACCTGGCCTGTCGGAACCAACGGCTCGTGAACGGCCGTCCGGCCAGCTGGAACTCCCCGATCGTGATGGTCGGTGGGGCCGACAGTTACGAGGCCCGCTGCCGTCGCTGTTTCCAGGTCCCCCGCCGCGACGAGGACCAGGTGCCGCTGCTGTGA